In Providencia hangzhouensis, the DNA window TGGTCTATCTCTGACCATGTTAGGTGTGGTAACGGGTGTGGGCTTCCTTATTCATGTATACGCTTCTTGGTATATGCGTGGTGAGGAAGGTTACTCACGTTTCTTCGCTTACACTAACCTGTTTATCGCGAGTATGGTGGTCTTAGTCCTCGCTGATAATATGATGCTGATGTATCTCGGTTGGGAAGGGGTAGGGCTGTGCAGTTACCTGTTGATTGGTTTCTATTATACCAATCCAGAAAACGGTAAAGCCGCAATGAAAGCGTTCTTTGTCACGCGTATCGGTGATGTATTCCTCGCCATTGGTATGTTTATCCTGTGGAATGAGCTCGGCACATTGAATTTCAGCGAAATGGCGGTGTTAGCACCTCAGAAATTTGCTGAAGGTTCGAGTGCGATCAATTGGGCAACCTTAATGTTATTAGGTGGCGCAGTCGGTAAATCAGCACAGTTACCATTGCAAACGTGGTTGGCAGATGCGATGGCGGGTCCAACGCCAGTTTCAGCATTGATCCACGCCGCAACCATGGTAACGGCCGGTGTGTACTTAGTGGCTCGTACCCACGTTCTGTTCTTATTAGCGCCAGAAGTTTTACATCTAGTTGGCGTTGTGGGCGCAGTGACATTAGTACTGGCAGGGTTTGCTGCACTGGTTCAAACCGATATCAAGCGCGTGCTTGCTTATTCCACGATGAGCCAAATCGGTTATATGTTTTTGGCTCTCGGTGTGCAAGCTTGGGATGCTGCGATTTTCCACCTGATGACGCACGCTTTCTTTAAAGCACTGTTGTTCCTGTCAGCAGGTTCGGTCATTTTGGCATGCCACCACGAGCAAAATATCTTCAAAATGGGCGGATTGCGTAAGCAAATTCCATTTATCTACGCTGTGATGTTGATTGGCGGAAGCGCACTGGCAGCATTGCCATTGTTTACTGCTGGTTTCTACAGTAAAGATGCCATTTTGTGGGGAGCGCAGCTTGATGGACAAACTGTATTGTTGTGGGCAGGTATCCTCGGTGCATTAATGACCGCAATTTATACCTTCCGTATGATTTTCATCGTGTTCCACGGTGAAGCAAAAATCAAAGCGCATAAGGTTAAAGGCATCACTCACACATTACCACTGGGCATTTTGGCTATCCTTGCAACGTTTGTTGGTGCATTAATCCACCAACCACTCGAAGGGGTATTCCCTGCAGAAGCGGCTGGCAGTGAAGACGGTAAAGTCTTACTCGAAGCGATTTCTGGCGGGTTTGCTATCGCTGGTCTATTAATTGCGGTATTCCTCTACCTGTTTAGACGTTCAATAGTCGATGCTATCGCGAAAACTGCGGTGGGTCGTTTCTTCAGCGCATGGTGGTACCAAGCGTGGGGCTTCGACTGGCTGTATGACGTAGTCTTTGTAAAACCGTTTAAAGGTATTGCATGGCTACTGGAAAGCGATCCGATTAACTCTCTGATGAATATCCCTGCACATCTTTCACGTTGGGCAAATAAAGGGCTTGCAGTGAGTGAAAACGGCCAAATCCGTTGGTATGTTGCCTCGTTGGGGCTGGGTGCAGTGCTGATTCTTGCTCTGCTGCTTTTGGTTTAATTAAGGGACACATTGCGCCATGCTATTACCCTGGCTAATACTCATTCCCTTCATCGGAGGCCTGCTAAGCTGGCAGGCTGACCGGTTCAGTCATCGCGCACCGCGCTGGATTGCACTGGCGACGATGGGAATAACATTAATACTCTCCGTGCAATTGTGGTTAGAAGGGAATTACTCTCTTGTTAATCCACAAGGGATTCCACAATGGCAATCTGTTTTCTTTATGCCGTGGATCCCGTCACTGGGAATTGACTTTCATTTAGCTATTGACGGTTTATCACTGCTGATGGTCGTATTAACGGCTATCATGGGGGCTTTCTCGATTCTGAGCTCTTGGAGTGAAAACCAGAAGAACCAAGGTGCGTATCACTTTAACCTGCTGTGGATTATCACAGGTGTGATGGGGATTTTCACCGCGGTTGACTTGTTCTTATTCTTCTTCTTCTGGGAGATGATGCTGATCCCAATGTACTTCCTGATTGCCAATTGGGGGCACAAAGGGTCAGAAAACAGACAACATATCAAAGCCGCGACTAAGTTCTTTATCTATACGCAAGCAAGTGGCTTGATCATGTTGGTTTCCATCATTGGATTGGCACTAGCGAATTACAATACTTCAGGCGTATTAACATTCGATTATAACCAACTGTTAGGCGCAGAGCTGTC includes these proteins:
- the nuoL gene encoding NADH-quinone oxidoreductase subunit L, whose amino-acid sequence is MNLLYLTILLPLLGSVLLAFSRGRWSENVSAIIGAGSVGLAAIVAFYAGNEFLAQDAGSVFIQPLWTWMSVGTFNIPFTLMLDGLSLTMLGVVTGVGFLIHVYASWYMRGEEGYSRFFAYTNLFIASMVVLVLADNMMLMYLGWEGVGLCSYLLIGFYYTNPENGKAAMKAFFVTRIGDVFLAIGMFILWNELGTLNFSEMAVLAPQKFAEGSSAINWATLMLLGGAVGKSAQLPLQTWLADAMAGPTPVSALIHAATMVTAGVYLVARTHVLFLLAPEVLHLVGVVGAVTLVLAGFAALVQTDIKRVLAYSTMSQIGYMFLALGVQAWDAAIFHLMTHAFFKALLFLSAGSVILACHHEQNIFKMGGLRKQIPFIYAVMLIGGSALAALPLFTAGFYSKDAILWGAQLDGQTVLLWAGILGALMTAIYTFRMIFIVFHGEAKIKAHKVKGITHTLPLGILAILATFVGALIHQPLEGVFPAEAAGSEDGKVLLEAISGGFAIAGLLIAVFLYLFRRSIVDAIAKTAVGRFFSAWWYQAWGFDWLYDVVFVKPFKGIAWLLESDPINSLMNIPAHLSRWANKGLAVSENGQIRWYVASLGLGAVLILALLLLV